From Candoia aspera isolate rCanAsp1 chromosome 4, rCanAsp1.hap2, whole genome shotgun sequence, a single genomic window includes:
- the NKIRAS2 gene encoding NF-kappa-B inhibitor-interacting Ras-like protein 2 isoform X2, whose protein sequence is MGKSCKVVVCGQTSVGKTSILEQLLYGNHVVGSEMIETQEDIYVGSIETDRNIREQVTIVVLGNKCDLQEQRRVDHDIAQHWAKVEKVKLWETSVADRRSLIEPFVYLASKMTQPQSKSTFPLSRKNKSSGSVDG, encoded by the exons ATGGGGAAGAGTTGCAAAGTGGTAGTGTGTGGGCAAACATCAGTTGGGAAGACTTCAATCCTGGAGCAGCTTCTGTATGGGAATCATGTTGTTG GTTCAGAGATGATTGAAACCCAGGAAGACATTTATGTGGGTTCCATTGAAACAGACCGGAACATACGCGAACAG GTGACTATTGTGGTCTTAGGCAACAAATGTGATTTGCAGGAACAACGGCGTGTGGACCACGATATAGCCCAGCACTGGGCAAAGGTGGAGAAAGTAAAACTATGGGAAACCTCAGTTGCTGACCGCCGGAGTCTCATCGAGCCCTTTGTCTACTTAGCCAGCAAAATGACGCAGCCGCAGAGCAAGTCCACCTTCCCGCTCAGCCGCAAGAACAAAAGCAGTGGTTCTGTGGATGGATGA
- the NKIRAS2 gene encoding NF-kappa-B inhibitor-interacting Ras-like protein 2 isoform X1: protein MGKSCKVVVCGQTSVGKTSILEQLLYGNHVVGSEMIETQEDIYVGSIETDRNIREQVRFYDTRGLRDGAAQCSELPKHCFSCTDGYVLVYSIDSKESFKRVEILKKEIDKNKDKKEVTIVVLGNKCDLQEQRRVDHDIAQHWAKVEKVKLWETSVADRRSLIEPFVYLASKMTQPQSKSTFPLSRKNKSSGSVDG, encoded by the exons ATGGGGAAGAGTTGCAAAGTGGTAGTGTGTGGGCAAACATCAGTTGGGAAGACTTCAATCCTGGAGCAGCTTCTGTATGGGAATCATGTTGTTG GTTCAGAGATGATTGAAACCCAGGAAGACATTTATGTGGGTTCCATTGAAACAGACCGGAACATACGCGAACAGGTGCGTTTCTATGACACCCGAGGCTTGAGGGATGGAGCTGCCCAATGCTCGGAGCTGCCCAAGCATTGCTTCTCCTGCACGGATGGATATGTGCTGGTTTACAGTATTGACAGCAAGGAGTCCTTCAAGAGGGTGGAGATTCTCAAGAAGGAGATAGATAAAAACAAGGATAAGAAGGAG GTGACTATTGTGGTCTTAGGCAACAAATGTGATTTGCAGGAACAACGGCGTGTGGACCACGATATAGCCCAGCACTGGGCAAAGGTGGAGAAAGTAAAACTATGGGAAACCTCAGTTGCTGACCGCCGGAGTCTCATCGAGCCCTTTGTCTACTTAGCCAGCAAAATGACGCAGCCGCAGAGCAAGTCCACCTTCCCGCTCAGCCGCAAGAACAAAAGCAGTGGTTCTGTGGATGGATGA